In Streptomyces sannanensis, the DNA window GTGCCTCCCTCGCGCAGCCGGGCGAGGGCGTGCTGGACCCAGGCCAGCTCGGACTCCGTACGGGCCGGGAAGCCGTACTCCCAGCGGGTGTCGTAGGCGAGTTCGTCGTGGCCCCAGTTGCGCTCGTTGAACGGCGGGTGGCAGAGCACGGCGTCGGCGGCGAGCCGTGGGAAGGCGTCCGCGCGCAGGGTGTCCGCGGCGGCGGCCCGCACATCGGCGTCGCCGTGGAGGGCGAGGCGCAGCGCGGTGAGCGCGGCCAGGTCGGGGTCGGACTCCTGGGCGTACAGCGTGGTGGGGTTCTGCACGGCACGCAGCAGGGTGCCGGTGCCGGAGGCGGGGTCGAGGACGGTGCGGGCGGGGCCGGCGAGGGCGGCCATCAGCTCGGCGGGGCCCGGCGGCGTGAGCGTGTACTGGCGGGGGTTGGCGTCGAGGTGCCGGCCGAGCAGGAACTCGAAGGCCTGCCGGGCGCCGAGTTCGGCGGCGAGTTCACCGGCGCCGCGCAGGAGGGGGACGGACGCGATCAGCTCGGGGCTGCGGGCCGCCCAGTCGGCGAGGGCGCCGAAGCGCGCGGTGAGCACCTGCTCGAGGGCGGGCTGCAGCAGCTCGGCCATCCGCTGGTCCGACACGGCGGTCAGTTCGCGCCAGGCGGTGGGCCGTTCGCGTACGAGCAGCAGGGCGCAGCCGGTGTGCACCAGGGCTGTCACCGCTCCGGCGGGATGGGCCGCGAGCTGCTGCCAGACGCGCTCACGGAGCGGGACCTCGACGAGCTTGCCCTGGTCGCGGAGCCACCGCTCGACATCGGCCAGGGCGAAGGAGGGGCTGGCCTCGGTGCCGCCGACCGGCTTGGGGAAGTCCGCGTGCCGGCGCCGCCAGTTACTGACGGCCGCGCGGCCGACACCGGCCAGCCGGGCGATCCCGGCGGCGGTCACCTCTGCTTCGTTCTCCGGCACCTGGCCGACTCCCCTCGTTTCCCGGCTGCTGTGTCGCCGAGCATACCCCTGCGATCCGGAGACATCTCTTCACACCGGGAGCTGACCTCTCCCATGTGAATAGAGTTGACTCGGTTCACAAGCTCTGCTCTTATTGACCCGTCGCTTCGAGGGGCTGGCGACAGCCCCGAACACACAGTCCGGAGTCCCCATGTCCCAGCACACGCAGCAGCCGCAGTTTCCCCAGGCGCCCTTCCCGCAGGCACCCGCTCCGCAGGCCGCCCGGAACGGCCTCGGCACTGCCGCCCTGATCCTCGGCATCATCGGCGCGTTCACGGGCCTGTTCATGATCCTGTTCTGGCTGGCCGGCGTCCTCGGCCTCATCGCCCTGATCCTCGGCCTGGCCGGGCGGGGCCGGGTGAAGCGCGGCGAGGCCACCAACAAGGGCGTGACCATCACCGGCGCCGTACTGGGCCTGGTCTCCCTGATCCTGTCGGTGGTCGGCGCGGTCGTCACCTTCAAGGCCGTGGACAGCGCGGTGGACGAGATCAACAAGGCGACGAAGGAGCAGTCCGCCGAGAAGAAGCCCGGTGGCGGCTCCGCCGACGGCAAGGACAAGGGCAAGGACAAGAACCAGAACCTGGCCGCCGACGACTCCGTCGTGTACGACGACGACCTGACCGTCACCGTGTCCGCGCCCAAGGCCTACACCCCGGGAGAGTTCGCGATCGGCCACACCAAGGGCAACAAGGCCTACACGGTCACCGTGACCATCGACAACGCCGGCAAGGAGAAGTTCGACACGGCCTTCGTCCAGGTCGACGCCCGCGCCGGCGCGAACGGTGTGAAGGCCGAGCAGATCTTCGACGACAAGACCGGCTCCGGCATGTTCGAGGGCACGGTCCTGCCGGGCAAGAAGGCCACGGTCGAGGTCTCCTACGACGCCCCGGCCGACGCCAAGAACCTGACCGTCGAGGTCAACCCGGGCCTGGACTACGACTCGTCCCAGTGGGACCTGAAGCTCTGACCCGGCCGGCGGGCCGACGAGCCCGCCCCGATCACGCCCGGGAAGCCGCAGGAGGGGGGCGGCTTCCCGGGCGTTCCCCTGTTCATGCCCGGGAGGCCCGTCCGGGGAACGCCTCCTGCGGGCAGCGCTCCAGCACCCGCCGCATGGCGTCCCGCTCCGCGCGTGTCACCCACAGCCCGTACTTCCGCTTCACCGCCACCTGCCGCGCCACATACGCGCACTGGTACGGCCGGTACGACGGCAGCCAGGTCGCCGCGTCATCGTCGCTCTTTGCGGCGGTTGGCACCCGCGTCGACGG includes these proteins:
- a CDS encoding DUF4352 domain-containing protein — its product is MSQHTQQPQFPQAPFPQAPAPQAARNGLGTAALILGIIGAFTGLFMILFWLAGVLGLIALILGLAGRGRVKRGEATNKGVTITGAVLGLVSLILSVVGAVVTFKAVDSAVDEINKATKEQSAEKKPGGGSADGKDKGKDKNQNLAADDSVVYDDDLTVTVSAPKAYTPGEFAIGHTKGNKAYTVTVTIDNAGKEKFDTAFVQVDARAGANGVKAEQIFDDKTGSGMFEGTVLPGKKATVEVSYDAPADAKNLTVEVNPGLDYDSSQWDLKL